The Tistrella mobilis genome window below encodes:
- a CDS encoding proline/glycine betaine ABC transporter permease has translation MFPESLHISIRGPINDFVRMLVVDYGFVFKAVSNVILQGILVIEQILRGLPWWVVFLVFTGLAWQATRRIAPTVMIAVMLLVVGVLGLWDLTMQTLALMLMATLVSVVIGIPVGIWVAKSRIMRGITLPVLDVMQTMPSFVYLIPAIMLFGLGKVPAVLATIIYAVPPLIRLTDLGIRQVDREVIEAAQAFGGSPRQILFGVELPLATPTIMAGLNQTIMMALSMVVVASMIGARGLGEQVLNGIQTLDVGKGLEAGLGIVILAIVLDRITQGFGRPRNEDARHG, from the coding sequence ATGTTCCCCGAGTCCCTCCACATTTCCATTCGCGGGCCGATCAACGACTTCGTCCGCATGCTGGTGGTCGATTACGGCTTCGTGTTCAAGGCCGTGTCGAATGTCATCCTCCAGGGCATCCTGGTCATCGAGCAGATCCTGCGCGGCCTGCCCTGGTGGGTGGTGTTTCTGGTGTTCACGGGGCTTGCCTGGCAGGCGACCCGCCGGATTGCGCCGACGGTGATGATCGCCGTGATGCTGCTGGTCGTGGGCGTGCTCGGGCTCTGGGACCTGACCATGCAGACGCTCGCCCTGATGCTGATGGCGACACTCGTCTCGGTGGTCATCGGCATCCCCGTCGGGATCTGGGTCGCCAAAAGCCGGATCATGCGCGGCATCACCCTGCCGGTGCTCGACGTGATGCAGACCATGCCGAGCTTCGTCTATCTGATCCCGGCGATCATGCTCTTCGGCCTGGGCAAGGTGCCGGCGGTGCTGGCGACCATCATCTACGCCGTGCCGCCGCTGATCCGGCTCACCGATCTCGGCATCCGTCAGGTCGACCGCGAGGTGATCGAGGCCGCCCAGGCCTTCGGCGGCAGTCCGCGCCAGATCCTGTTCGGGGTGGAACTGCCGCTCGCAACCCCGACCATTATGGCCGGTCTCAACCAGACGATCATGATGGCCCTGTCGATGGTGGTGGTCGCCTCCATGATCGGCGCCCGCGGCCTTGGCGAGCAGGTGCTGAACGGCATCCAGACGCTCGATGTCGGCAAGGGGCTGGAAGCAGGGCTCGGCATCGTCATCCTGGCCATCGTGCTCGACCGCATCACCCAGGGCTTCGGCCGGCCGCGCAACGAGGATGCCCGTCATGGCTGA
- a CDS encoding cysteine hydrolase family protein, with protein MGKRALVVIDVQNDYFPGGRWPLVGIEAAAANVARLIAAFRAAGEPVVHVRHEFTREGAPFFVAGSDGARIHESVTPAEGEPVVLKHFPNAFRETGLDALLHEMAVDHVVIAGAMSHMCIDAGARAARDLGFEVTVAHDACATRDQEFGGVIVPAAQVHAAFMAALGFAYANVVATGELAG; from the coding sequence ATGGGCAAGCGCGCCCTCGTCGTAATCGACGTCCAGAACGACTATTTCCCCGGTGGCCGCTGGCCGCTGGTCGGCATTGAGGCTGCAGCGGCCAATGTCGCCCGGCTGATCGCCGCCTTCCGCGCGGCGGGGGAGCCGGTGGTGCATGTCCGCCACGAATTCACCCGCGAGGGCGCGCCCTTCTTCGTCGCCGGATCCGATGGCGCCCGCATCCACGAGAGCGTCACTCCGGCGGAGGGTGAGCCGGTGGTGCTGAAGCACTTTCCCAACGCCTTCCGCGAGACCGGGCTGGACGCGCTGCTGCACGAGATGGCCGTGGACCACGTGGTGATCGCCGGCGCCATGAGCCATATGTGCATCGATGCCGGTGCCCGCGCCGCCCGCGATCTGGGCTTCGAGGTCACCGTCGCCCATGACGCCTGCGCCACCCGCGACCAGGAGTTCGGCGGCGTGATCGTCCCGGCCGCCCAGGTCCATGCGGCCTTCATGGCGGCGCTGGGCTTTGCCTATGCCAATGTCGTGGCGACCGGCGAGCTGGCAGGCTGA
- a CDS encoding betaine/proline/choline family ABC transporter ATP-binding protein, which produces MAEIEIRNVYKIFGRDTGTALRLAKEGLDKAEVLARTGCSVGLDDVSLTIGAGRIFVIMGLSGSGKSTLVRHINRLIEPTAGEVRFDGRNILDLGAKALRDFRTHRVSMVFQSFGLMPHRTVLQNVVYGQRVRGLSRAEARPIGMQWIEAVGLSGYEDKYPHQLSGGMKQRVGLARALAADTDVILMDEAFSALDPLIRTDMQDQLLQLQQNLAKTIVFITHDLDEALRIGSEIAILKDGRLVQVGSPDEILTNPANDYVARFVQRRTGGGHD; this is translated from the coding sequence ATGGCTGAGATCGAGATCCGCAATGTCTACAAGATCTTCGGCCGCGACACCGGAACCGCGCTCCGGCTTGCGAAGGAGGGTCTCGACAAGGCCGAGGTGCTGGCCCGCACCGGCTGCAGCGTCGGCCTGGACGATGTCAGCCTGACCATCGGCGCCGGCCGGATCTTCGTGATCATGGGGCTGTCGGGTTCGGGCAAGTCGACGCTGGTCCGGCACATCAACCGGCTGATCGAGCCCACCGCCGGCGAGGTTCGTTTCGACGGCCGCAACATCCTGGATCTGGGAGCGAAGGCGCTCAGGGATTTCCGCACCCATCGGGTCAGCATGGTGTTCCAGAGCTTCGGGCTGATGCCGCATCGCACCGTGCTGCAGAACGTCGTCTACGGCCAGCGGGTGCGCGGCCTGTCGCGCGCCGAGGCCCGGCCGATCGGCATGCAGTGGATCGAGGCGGTCGGCCTGTCCGGCTATGAAGACAAGTATCCTCACCAGCTGTCGGGCGGCATGAAGCAGCGCGTCGGCCTTGCCCGGGCCCTGGCCGCCGATACCGACGTGATCCTGATGGACGAGGCCTTCTCGGCGCTTGATCCGCTGATCCGCACCGACATGCAGGACCAGCTGCTTCAGCTGCAGCAGAACCTCGCCAAGACCATCGTCTTCATCACCCACGATCTGGACGAGGCGCTGCGCATCGGCTCGGAGATCGCGATCCTGAAGGATGGCCGCCTGGTCCAGGTCGGCAGCCCCGACGAGATCCTGACCAACCCCGCCAACGACTATGTCGCCCGTTTCGTCCAGCGTCGGACCGGAGGTGGCCATGACTGA
- a CDS encoding NAD(P)-dependent oxidoreductase: protein MTETVGFIGLGVMGQPMALNLARAGTPLVVWNRTREKCDALAAAGAEVAASPDEVFRRAEVVILMMIDEASTDLVLGRSVARFRANVAGHLIVNMGTLPAGYSCALAAEIRTAGGRYVEAPVSGSRAPAEAGQLVAMLAGAPEDVARVEPLLAPMCRQTVACGAVPQALQMKLAVNLFLITMVTGLTEAFHFAEGHGLDLDRFVEVLDAGPMASAVSRMKLAKLRAGDYSVQASIPDVFKNARLVAEAARAAEIASPLLDVCHGLFGETLAAGHDSLDMAAVVKAIQARTAAQRAVTAPAQRAGVRP from the coding sequence ATGACCGAAACCGTCGGATTTATCGGGCTCGGCGTGATGGGCCAGCCCATGGCGCTCAACCTGGCACGTGCCGGCACACCACTGGTGGTATGGAACCGCACGCGGGAGAAATGCGACGCCCTGGCCGCCGCCGGCGCCGAAGTCGCGGCAAGCCCGGACGAGGTCTTCCGCCGCGCCGAGGTCGTCATCCTGATGATGATCGACGAGGCCTCGACCGATCTGGTGCTGGGCCGCAGCGTCGCGCGTTTCCGGGCCAATGTCGCAGGCCATCTGATCGTCAACATGGGCACGCTGCCCGCCGGATATTCCTGCGCGCTCGCGGCTGAAATCCGTACCGCCGGCGGGCGCTATGTCGAAGCGCCGGTCTCCGGCTCCCGCGCGCCGGCCGAGGCGGGGCAGCTGGTCGCCATGCTGGCCGGTGCCCCTGAAGACGTCGCCCGGGTCGAACCGCTGCTGGCACCGATGTGCCGCCAGACCGTGGCCTGCGGCGCCGTGCCCCAGGCGCTGCAGATGAAGCTGGCGGTCAACCTGTTCCTGATCACCATGGTCACCGGGCTGACCGAAGCCTTCCATTTCGCCGAGGGCCATGGGCTCGATCTCGACCGCTTCGTCGAGGTGCTGGATGCAGGCCCGATGGCGAGTGCGGTGTCGCGGATGAAGCTCGCCAAACTGCGGGCCGGCGATTACAGCGTCCAGGCCTCGATCCCGGACGTGTTCAAGAATGCCCGGCTGGTGGCGGAAGCGGCGCGGGCGGCAGAGATCGCCTCGCCCCTCCTTGATGTCTGTCACGGCCTGTTCGGCGAGACGCTCGCCGCCGGCCATGACAGCCTCGACATGGCGGCGGTGGTGAAGGCGATCCAGGCCCGGACAGCGGCTCAACGCGCCGTAACCGCCCCCGCCCAGCGGGCCGGGGTGAGGCCGTAG
- a CDS encoding Lrp/AsnC family transcriptional regulator: protein MDDKDRQIVRILQTEGRITNLELADRVALSPSPCLRRVRALEEAGVIRGYGARVDAKAFGLGLTAFVHIRLDRHNRAVVDGFERRIGVIDEVVECHLVTGKSDYLLRVMVADLAAYEDFVRNRLHDIEGITSIESIFVYSSVKDAGAWPDPG from the coding sequence ATGGACGACAAGGACCGCCAGATCGTCCGCATCCTCCAGACCGAGGGTCGGATCACCAATCTGGAACTGGCGGACCGTGTGGCGCTTTCACCCTCACCCTGCCTGCGCCGGGTACGGGCGCTGGAAGAGGCGGGTGTCATCCGGGGCTATGGCGCCCGGGTCGATGCCAAGGCCTTCGGACTGGGCCTCACCGCCTTCGTCCATATCCGCCTGGACCGGCACAACCGAGCCGTGGTGGACGGTTTCGAACGCCGGATCGGCGTGATCGACGAGGTGGTGGAATGCCATCTGGTCACCGGCAAATCCGACTATCTGCTGCGGGTGATGGTGGCCGACCTCGCGGCTTATGAGGATTTCGTCCGCAATCGCCTGCACGATATCGAGGGCATAACGTCGATCGAATCGATCTTCGTCTACAGCTCGGTCAAGGATGCCGGCGCCTGGCCCGATCCGGGGTGA
- a CDS encoding methionine gamma-lyase: protein MTTSRSFSTRAIHSGYDPAANDGALTPPLHLTSTFVFETAEAGGEMFAGTRPGHVYSRISNPTLDLLERRMADLEGAEAGLALASGMGAISATLWTLVSPGDEVIVDRTLYGCTFAFMRHGLARFGVTITHVDLTDPENLAAAIGSRTRVVYFETPANPNMRLVDIGRVSEIARAAGAVTVVDNTYATPRLTRPIELGADLVVHSATKYLGGHGDLVAGLVVGDAETVGRIRLEGLKDMTGAVMAPFNAMLILRGLKTLALRMERHSASALAVARMLNAHPAVASVWYPGLEDFPQHDLARRQMALPGGMIAFELTGGLAAGRETMNRLGLIGRAVSLGDAESLIQHPASMTHSTYTPEERAAYGISDGLIRLSVGLEDPADLLEDLEQALPRPVLHRRSA, encoded by the coding sequence ATGACCACATCGCGCAGTTTTTCGACCCGCGCCATCCATTCAGGCTACGATCCGGCTGCCAATGACGGTGCGCTGACCCCGCCGCTTCATCTTACCTCAACCTTCGTGTTCGAGACCGCCGAGGCGGGTGGCGAGATGTTTGCCGGCACCCGCCCCGGCCATGTCTATTCCCGCATCTCCAACCCCACCCTCGACCTGCTGGAGCGCCGGATGGCCGATCTGGAAGGGGCGGAGGCGGGGCTGGCACTGGCGTCGGGTATGGGGGCGATCTCCGCCACGCTCTGGACCCTGGTTTCGCCGGGGGACGAGGTGATCGTCGACCGCACGCTTTATGGCTGTACCTTCGCCTTTATGCGCCATGGTCTGGCGCGCTTCGGGGTCACCATCACCCATGTCGATCTGACCGACCCCGAAAACCTTGCCGCCGCCATCGGCTCACGCACCCGGGTGGTGTATTTCGAAACCCCGGCCAATCCGAACATGCGGCTGGTCGACATCGGTCGGGTGTCGGAGATCGCCCGTGCCGCGGGCGCCGTGACCGTGGTCGACAACACCTATGCCACGCCCCGTCTCACCCGGCCGATCGAGCTCGGTGCCGATCTGGTGGTGCATTCGGCGACCAAATATCTGGGGGGACATGGTGATCTGGTGGCAGGGCTGGTGGTCGGTGATGCCGAAACCGTCGGCCGGATCCGGCTGGAAGGGCTGAAGGACATGACCGGCGCGGTGATGGCGCCGTTCAACGCCATGCTGATCCTGCGCGGGCTCAAGACCCTGGCGCTGCGCATGGAGCGCCATTCGGCGAGTGCGCTTGCGGTGGCGCGGATGCTGAACGCCCATCCGGCCGTGGCGTCGGTCTGGTATCCGGGACTGGAAGATTTCCCGCAGCATGATCTGGCCCGGCGCCAGATGGCGCTGCCGGGCGGCATGATCGCCTTCGAGCTGACCGGCGGTCTCGCGGCCGGCCGCGAGACCATGAACCGGCTGGGGCTGATCGGCCGGGCGGTGTCGCTGGGCGATGCCGAAAGCCTGATCCAGCACCCCGCCTCAATGACCCACTCGACCTATACGCCCGAGGAGCGGGCCGCCTATGGCATTTCCGACGGGCTGATCCGGCTGTCGGTCGGGTTGGAGGATCCGGCGGATCTGCTGGAGGATCTTGAGCAGGCCCTGCCGCGGCCGGTTCTGCACCGGCGCAGTGCCTGA
- the hutH gene encoding histidine ammonia-lyase yields the protein MTDPMQDPAAPDGFLSGDVTAEALVQANRIILDRVLGWRDLASIAEGAGLELSPAAWARIEAARRVVDALVDRGIRGYGINTGVGALCDVIIDRSAQQSLSRNILFSHACGVGEPLPEAETRAIMAAQIANFAHGYSGVRPQTVAALLALLNANILPVIPARGSVGYLTHAAQIGLVLIGHGTARKGVELLTGREALAAVGLEPLVLEAKEGLSLVNGTPCATGLACLALARMDRAMDWADAAATLAYENLGAQAGAFAPAPLALRTSPGLQTVGARLDAWLAGSELLAAAAGSRTQDPLSLRAVPQVHGAVRDQIEQLAVVVDRELASVTDNPAVSGTPEVPEVHSQAHAVGAALGLAMDALAVAAAELAAISERRVDRLVNPLVSRLPAFLAGDSGVCSGFMIAQYTAAALAAECRRLAAPASLDGGITSALQEDILTHATPAAGKALAVLDNLERILAIELLAAAQAYDLQPPALARAPRTDALYRRIRARVAPYADDRPLNGDFAALHTILRTTRP from the coding sequence ATGACTGATCCCATGCAGGATCCGGCGGCGCCGGACGGCTTTCTTTCGGGGGACGTGACCGCGGAGGCGCTCGTGCAGGCGAACCGCATCATCCTCGACCGCGTCCTCGGCTGGCGCGACCTCGCCTCCATTGCCGAAGGGGCCGGGCTGGAGCTGTCGCCTGCCGCCTGGGCACGGATCGAGGCGGCGCGCCGGGTGGTCGATGCCCTGGTCGACCGCGGCATCCGCGGCTATGGCATCAATACCGGCGTCGGTGCGCTCTGCGACGTGATCATCGACCGCTCCGCCCAGCAGAGCCTGTCGCGCAACATCCTGTTCAGCCATGCCTGCGGCGTGGGGGAGCCGCTGCCCGAGGCGGAGACCCGTGCGATCATGGCTGCCCAGATCGCCAATTTTGCCCATGGCTATTCGGGCGTGCGGCCGCAGACGGTCGCGGCACTGCTGGCGCTGCTGAATGCCAATATCCTGCCGGTGATCCCCGCGCGCGGCTCGGTCGGCTATCTCACCCATGCGGCCCAGATCGGTCTGGTGCTGATCGGCCACGGCACGGCCCGCAAGGGGGTGGAACTGCTGACCGGACGCGAGGCCCTGGCCGCTGTCGGGCTGGAACCGCTGGTGCTGGAAGCCAAGGAAGGCCTGAGCCTGGTCAACGGCACGCCCTGTGCCACCGGCCTCGCCTGTCTGGCGCTGGCCCGTATGGACCGGGCGATGGACTGGGCGGATGCGGCGGCGACGCTCGCTTACGAGAACCTCGGCGCCCAGGCGGGGGCCTTTGCGCCGGCGCCGCTGGCCTTGCGCACCTCTCCCGGTCTGCAGACCGTCGGTGCCAGGCTCGATGCCTGGCTTGCCGGCAGCGAATTGCTGGCCGCTGCCGCAGGCAGTCGCACCCAGGATCCGCTGAGCCTGCGCGCCGTGCCCCAGGTCCATGGCGCGGTACGCGACCAGATCGAGCAACTGGCAGTGGTGGTCGATCGGGAGCTGGCCAGCGTCACCGACAATCCGGCGGTGTCGGGCACGCCCGAGGTGCCCGAGGTGCATTCCCAGGCCCATGCGGTCGGGGCGGCGCTCGGTCTTGCCATGGATGCGCTGGCGGTGGCGGCGGCAGAGCTTGCCGCGATCTCGGAACGCCGGGTCGACCGGCTGGTCAATCCGCTGGTCAGCCGGCTGCCGGCTTTCCTGGCCGGTGACAGCGGGGTGTGTTCCGGCTTCATGATCGCCCAGTACACCGCAGCGGCGCTGGCAGCGGAATGCCGGCGGCTTGCCGCCCCGGCCAGCCTGGATGGCGGCATCACCTCGGCCCTTCAGGAAGACATCCTGACCCACGCCACCCCGGCGGCGGGCAAGGCACTGGCGGTGCTCGACAATCTGGAGCGCATCCTCGCGATCGAACTGCTCGCCGCCGCCCAGGCCTATGACCTTCAGCCCCCGGCCCTCGCCCGGGCACCCCGCACCGATGCGCTCTATCGCCGCATCCGGGCCCGTGTGGCGCCCTATGCCGACGACCGGCCGCTCAACGGCGACTTCGCCGCCCTGCACACCATCCTCAGGACCACCCGTCCCTGA
- a CDS encoding ABC transporter substrate-binding protein has protein sequence MFAVSTGSAQASYCGDGKTVTFAGIDWESGAFITEVMKTILSEGYDCAVDAIPGNSVTLEQATANNDVQIFAEEWIGRSDVWNNAAAAGQVVSVGKTFVGASEGWFVPAYMIKGDTTRGIAPAAPKLETVEQLKDPAIVKLFTDPEEPSKGRFLNCPSGWTCEGVNTAKLEAYKLTDDYVNFRPGTGTALDAAISAAYLRGEPILFYYWTPTAIMGKYDLVQLKEPAYDEACWTELTSATGKRDRGCAFPAVEVAYGLNADFAKAAPEIVEMLEKATFPLAEVNASLAYMVDEKADAQAAAKRFLATKGDVWGGWVPAEVRAKIEAAVK, from the coding sequence GTGTTCGCGGTCTCCACCGGCAGCGCCCAGGCCTCGTATTGCGGGGACGGCAAGACCGTCACCTTTGCCGGCATCGACTGGGAAAGCGGCGCCTTCATCACCGAGGTGATGAAGACCATCCTGTCCGAAGGCTATGACTGCGCGGTCGACGCGATCCCCGGCAACTCTGTGACGCTGGAGCAGGCGACCGCCAATAACGACGTCCAGATCTTCGCCGAGGAATGGATCGGCCGCAGCGACGTCTGGAACAATGCCGCCGCCGCCGGCCAGGTGGTCTCGGTCGGCAAGACCTTCGTCGGCGCCAGCGAGGGCTGGTTTGTCCCGGCCTATATGATCAAGGGCGACACCACCCGCGGCATCGCCCCTGCCGCGCCCAAGCTGGAGACGGTGGAGCAGCTCAAGGATCCGGCGATCGTGAAGCTGTTCACCGACCCGGAGGAGCCGTCGAAGGGCCGTTTCCTGAACTGCCCCTCGGGCTGGACCTGCGAGGGTGTCAACACGGCCAAGCTCGAAGCCTACAAGCTTACCGACGATTATGTGAACTTCCGCCCGGGCACCGGCACCGCGCTGGATGCGGCGATCTCGGCCGCCTATCTGCGCGGCGAGCCGATCCTGTTCTACTACTGGACGCCGACCGCGATCATGGGCAAGTACGATCTGGTCCAGCTGAAGGAACCGGCCTATGACGAGGCCTGCTGGACGGAGCTGACCAGCGCCACCGGCAAGCGTGACCGCGGCTGTGCCTTCCCGGCGGTCGAGGTTGCCTATGGCCTGAACGCCGATTTCGCCAAGGCGGCGCCCGAGATCGTCGAGATGCTGGAGAAGGCGACCTTCCCGCTGGCCGAGGTGAATGCCAGCCTGGCCTATATGGTCGACGAAAAGGCCGATGCCCAGGCTGCCGCGAAACGCTTCCTGGCGACCAAGGGCGATGTCTGGGGCGGCTGGGTTCCGGCCGAGGTCCGGGCGAAGATCGAGGCGGCGGTGAAGTGA
- a CDS encoding AraC family transcriptional regulator has translation MRLRLGAGAPGLERLAAAFDGRAFAPHRHDTYAIGITTHGVQSFRYRGTRRACLAGQMHVLHPDEIHDGAAGTPEGFGYRIVYVDPALILAALDGRPLPFVADPVVTAAAIDPVLRQGLVDLDVPLGDLESVELVTGLADMLGRLDRSASPRGTGGRLPVEALEQVRRLIADDPATRHAAAALEAVSGLDRWTLARQFRRAFGTSPSRYRTMRQLDLARAAMQRGLALSEAALDAGFADQSHMSRAFKRGYGLTPARWAGAVTAR, from the coding sequence ATCCGGCTGCGCCTGGGTGCGGGCGCGCCTGGCCTGGAGCGTCTGGCCGCGGCCTTCGACGGTCGGGCTTTCGCGCCCCATCGCCACGACACTTATGCGATCGGCATCACCACTCATGGCGTGCAGAGCTTCCGCTATCGTGGTACCCGCCGGGCCTGCCTGGCCGGGCAGATGCATGTGCTTCACCCCGACGAGATTCACGACGGCGCCGCTGGCACGCCCGAGGGCTTCGGCTATCGGATCGTCTATGTCGATCCGGCGCTGATCCTGGCGGCCCTGGACGGCCGGCCGCTGCCTTTCGTCGCCGACCCGGTGGTCACGGCGGCGGCGATCGATCCGGTGCTGCGGCAGGGGCTGGTCGATCTGGATGTGCCGCTGGGCGATCTGGAGAGCGTCGAACTCGTCACCGGGCTGGCGGACATGCTGGGCCGGCTGGATCGGTCGGCATCGCCGAGGGGCACAGGCGGCCGGCTGCCGGTCGAAGCGCTGGAGCAGGTGCGCCGGCTGATCGCCGACGACCCGGCAACCCGCCATGCCGCCGCCGCTCTGGAAGCCGTTTCGGGCCTGGATCGCTGGACGCTGGCCCGCCAGTTCCGGCGCGCCTTCGGCACCAGCCCCAGCCGTTATCGCACCATGCGCCAGCTGGACCTTGCACGGGCGGCGATGCAGCGGGGCCTTGCCCTGTCGGAAGCGGCGCTGGACGCGGGCTTCGCCGATCAGAGCCATATGAGCCGCGCCTTCAAGCGCGGCTACGGCCTCACCCCGGCCCGCTGGGCGGGGGCGGTTACGGCGCGTTGA
- a CDS encoding transglutaminase N-terminal domain-containing protein — protein MAEGTDRREGADQKVRITHITSYRYDRAVILGPHRLMLRPRESREHRLLAFDLDISPAARVDWSHDVAGNAIASALFESPSDTLTIHAQAVVGLSAPAWPVFPIAASAIRYPFFYSADDWTDLGALALPQYADATGRLSDWVEGFVMSRPTDTLSLLKDLSNGVAAQIAYESRETEGTQGPLETLDRRWGSCRDFAVLFTEAARTLGFGARLVSGYLYNPAGDQLGSTAAGSTHAWAEVFVPGAGWIPFDPTNRAVGSANLIPVAVARNIQQILPIAGSFVGADVDRPVMDVVVKVEDLQTAAPDR, from the coding sequence ATGGCAGAGGGAACCGACCGTCGAGAGGGCGCCGACCAAAAGGTCAGGATCACCCACATCACGTCGTATCGTTACGATCGCGCCGTCATACTGGGCCCCCACAGGCTGATGCTGCGACCACGGGAAAGCCGGGAGCACAGGCTGCTTGCCTTCGATCTCGACATCTCACCGGCGGCCCGGGTCGACTGGTCACATGATGTGGCGGGCAACGCCATCGCATCCGCCCTGTTCGAAAGCCCGTCCGACACGCTGACGATCCATGCCCAGGCCGTCGTCGGGCTCAGCGCGCCGGCCTGGCCCGTCTTCCCGATCGCAGCCTCGGCGATCCGCTATCCGTTCTTCTATTCTGCGGATGACTGGACCGATCTCGGCGCACTCGCCCTGCCCCAATATGCCGACGCAACGGGGCGGCTGTCCGATTGGGTCGAAGGCTTCGTGATGAGCAGGCCGACCGACACCCTCTCGTTGCTGAAGGACCTCAGCAACGGCGTTGCGGCGCAGATTGCCTATGAGAGTCGCGAAACCGAAGGGACACAGGGGCCGCTCGAAACCCTCGACAGGAGGTGGGGATCCTGCCGCGACTTTGCCGTGCTGTTCACCGAGGCGGCCAGAACGCTCGGCTTTGGGGCGCGGCTCGTCTCGGGCTATCTCTACAACCCGGCCGGCGACCAGCTGGGATCGACGGCGGCGGGATCGACACATGCATGGGCCGAAGTCTTTGTGCCCGGCGCCGGCTGGATCCCGTTCGACCCGACCAACCGGGCGGTGGGCTCGGCCAATCTGATCCCGGTTGCGGTGGCGCGCAACATCCAGCAGATCCTGCCGATCGCCGGAAGCTTCGTCGGCGCGGATGTCGACCGGCCGGTCATGGATGTCGTCGTGAAAGTCGAAGATCTGCAGACGGCCGCCCCGGACAGGTGA
- a CDS encoding LysE family translocator — MADLSSITLPGPAALPELAGFAAASLAITFSPGPSTIAMTATGSAFGLARALPYALGSALGTISVMAAVAAGLASLLLAEPAVATILLIISAGYILYLALRIATAPPPGLPQAGSRPPGPAGGVVLAITNPKAWLAFAALFAGTGTTPGEIGPRILILAGSIIASHVVWLLLGAGFARLLRRPRVSRTVNVVLAVLLVGSMVVAVRG, encoded by the coding sequence ATGGCCGATCTCTCCAGCATCACCCTGCCCGGGCCTGCCGCCCTGCCCGAGCTTGCAGGTTTCGCCGCCGCAAGCCTCGCGATCACCTTCAGCCCGGGCCCCAGCACCATCGCCATGACGGCAACCGGCAGTGCCTTCGGCCTGGCCCGCGCCCTGCCCTACGCCCTGGGCAGTGCGCTCGGGACGATCTCGGTCATGGCGGCAGTCGCCGCCGGCCTCGCCTCGCTGCTGCTGGCGGAGCCGGCAGTGGCGACCATCCTGCTGATCATATCGGCCGGCTACATCCTGTACCTGGCCCTGCGCATCGCCACCGCCCCGCCGCCGGGCCTGCCCCAGGCCGGCAGCCGCCCGCCGGGACCGGCCGGCGGGGTGGTGCTGGCCATCACCAACCCCAAAGCCTGGCTCGCCTTCGCCGCCCTGTTCGCCGGCACCGGTACCACGCCCGGCGAAATCGGGCCGCGGATTCTGATCCTGGCAGGCTCGATCATCGCCAGCCATGTCGTCTGGCTGCTGCTCGGCGCCGGCTTCGCCCGCCTGCTCCGCCGGCCGCGTGTGTCGCGGACGGTCAATGTGGTGCTGGCGGTGCTGCTGGTGGGATCGATGGTGGTGGCGGTCAGGGGGTGA
- the hutC gene encoding histidine utilization repressor, with protein sequence MTQIGIQIEATRPAPAGEDGLRDLPLYEQLKARIKSRIASGDWPANHRVPSENELVEEMGVSRMTAHRALRELAAEGVILRVQGKGSFVAPAKRSAPFLGVRNIADEIAERGAAHTVSITLSQKENCGPELADALEVAMGSEVFHTVIVHREDEVPIQIEDRFVNPAVAPDYLAQDFSSITPNAYLTALAPITRTEQSVEAILPKAWECRLLAIARAEPCLMVRRRTWSGPRVVTAVRLLYPGTRYRLESSY encoded by the coding sequence ATGACCCAGATCGGCATCCAGATCGAGGCGACCCGGCCGGCGCCGGCCGGCGAAGACGGGCTGCGCGACTTGCCGCTTTACGAGCAGCTGAAGGCCCGTATCAAGTCACGCATCGCCAGCGGCGACTGGCCGGCCAATCACCGGGTACCGTCGGAGAACGAGCTGGTCGAGGAGATGGGGGTGAGCCGCATGACCGCGCATCGCGCCCTGAGAGAGCTGGCGGCCGAAGGCGTGATCCTGCGCGTTCAGGGCAAGGGATCCTTCGTCGCCCCCGCCAAGCGCAGCGCCCCCTTCCTGGGCGTGCGCAACATCGCCGACGAGATCGCCGAACGCGGCGCCGCCCATACGGTTTCCATCACCCTGAGCCAGAAAGAAAATTGCGGGCCGGAGCTTGCCGACGCGCTGGAGGTCGCGATGGGATCGGAAGTCTTCCACACCGTCATCGTCCATCGCGAGGACGAGGTGCCGATCCAGATCGAGGACCGGTTCGTCAACCCGGCGGTGGCGCCCGACTATCTGGCCCAGGATTTCAGCAGTATCACGCCCAACGCCTACCTTACGGCACTCGCCCCCATCACCCGCACCGAACAGTCGGTTGAAGCGATCCTGCCCAAGGCCTGGGAATGCCGGCTGCTCGCGATTGCCCGCGCCGAGCCCTGCCTGATGGTCCGCCGCCGGACCTGGTCGGGGCCGCGGGTGGTGACGGCGGTGCGCCTGCTCTACCCCGGCACACGCTACCGGCTGGAGAGCAGCTACTGA